TGTATGTGTCCAAACCTTCTCAACCTTGCCTCTCTGACCTCATCTCCAAACcatcctacctgtgctgtcccatCCTTGTGACTCTCAAAGAatatcacagcatcttcagctctgcctcctgtctttttgttagcccCACCACCTCTAAGCCGTGCAACACAGCTAGTCTCActagtcttgtaaactttccctttcaatCTTGCAGATACccatctgtcacaaatcactcctgccacctttctccacccctcCAGCACGCTCTTCTCTCTACCACACTATTATGTTGAAGAGCTGAACCAATGCACTTAAACCAATCTACCCTCACCACACATACTCCTTGCAACTGCACTAGTCCAATGTGTtcactctcattcacacacatgtacggcACCTGCCTTGTATGTTTGCATGTTTACCCGACTGATGAGAGCAGATAAACATTTCTTTTCAGTGCTGTTATTATACCCTGCAGACAGAGCAGCCTTACCAGCTTAGCTAGGATCAGGGCATCGTTCATTAGGTCCAGTAGGGGGGTCTGAGTGTGAATGTTGTAAAAGGAATAAGCAGCCTTTAGACTCCTATGGAGAGGGTGATGCATCACAGTGAGGGTAGTAGAGTGTAGAAACTAGTCATATCTGTCCATATACCACCAGCTCCCTGAGAAAAAAAGAAGCACAACTATGTAAATGAAAGCAGGATCACTAGAAATGCTCAGAGGCAATTAACTAATTCCAGATACCTCGACTACATATGTGTCAATTATGTTGTCTTGTGGTAAGAACCAGTGAGCCACCTCCTCTTCTCCCATGGAAGGCGCCAAATGGAAGCGTTTCAGGTATTTTTGTAGGAGCTCAGTGACCTGTCGGCTGTCACGCCTTTCCATTGGTCGCAGTCCTGCAGTTTTTGTACTCTATACAGCATGAGAGGGGTAAAAAAAGTTAATTGCGCAATGTATGCCAGCCAAACCCACCCCTACTGGTGTACTCATTAAACCACTCTTCTGTGATGCATTCATGAAAATATGATGTGTCAGCAGTAGCAAGCAAAACTACTCACACTACAAGAATACTAAAGTAGAAACTTTGGCTATAACACTCAAAAACATGTACAAAACCTTCTTAAAACTCACAAAACTAGCATATAATTGACACCTTTCAATCTGCATGATTCTGTTCAGTACTTCATGTTGTTTTGAATGAGCTGAATGAACTGGTGCACAAAGCAACAGATAGAAGCACAAATGGAACCATTCCAATATTCAATACTCTCTTCCCCTTTATGACGGGATCATGAAGGTTTCTGCAGTAAATGCATATTATTACGATACTGTGGGTCAACGGGTGTTAATGTTTACATCTGGCAGTCTGTAGAGTTTCATGGTTCTTTGCAGCGTCATGTTTCTGCTCAGGTGAGAGAATTTAACTTCCACAAGCTTTCTGGGGTTCAAAGAACGATGCCAATACCTAAACAGagacaaacaacaagtagaatttGTAACCCATTGGGTTGTCTCCTCCCCCCAAATAGCAAACAAGTTAGTAGTTTCATGTAGGTAGACAATATATCCACATGAACAAAAATTCATTAACATAAAACGTGTACCTGCATGTGGGACACAGGTTTCGGCAGTACAACCCCAGCTGTATATACTGCCTGGAAAATCCCCTCCAAGTTCACTCTGCGTGTGATTTCTCTGATTAGTACTGGAGCCACACGCTTTGAACGTAGCTTCTTATGAACACATAAAAAGTTGATTTCAACCATCTTCTTCACCCTAAAgcagaagaaagaagaaagatgATAGTCAAAGGTTGTATCATAGCTTCACCTGCTCATATTTCGTTGCGAGTGTGCATCGTCTTGCTCACATGTCATAGATGCGGATATCTGCTGGGATGGCACTGATGAAGCCCACAAGCTTCTTATTTGAGGACACTCTCACTCCACAATGCCACTGTGGTAACCAGCCAGGTGGACGCAGTGCCCTGAGACAGCAGGACATGTTTTGTCAAAGATGAGATAAGTTTAAACTCAAAATAATCATAACTGGTTGAAACCCTGCATAGGCACAGGGTCAAAGAAGTGAAGGCTTACCACTTGAGAAAACTGGCGAATAATCAAACCTAAACATGTTGTCATCATCCTCCATCTAGTTTCATTTAACAGTGTGTACAGTTCCTTCAACTGAGAAACAGGATGCAACATGTGAGATTGTGTAAGACATCTGAGAAGTATTTATTGTATTGGAGAAACTAGGTACTCACGACATCTGCATTGCTGAGATCCAGGGTGTCCCACATGAAGCCTTGAGGTAAGGAGTACGGCTCCTGCCTGATGTTCTCTTTGTCAGGTTCAATTGGCCCATGACTTGTCACCACTTCATCTGAACAAAGAGAAAAATGATGTCTGTAACTCTTTATCTCAATCTCTGGCTTACACTTTTGTAGATTCAAAGTGGACAATGTACGCCAAGGTTGAGGATTTAATGTTTTAATCAAGGATATTTCAACACTCAACCACACTATGGGAACAAATCTACAGTCCCTTTGGTTAATGAGCAAAATACACTGAGCTAAAAATCACTAGAGTATCAACAACAATTAATGGGTCTCAAATTGTGCTCACAAATTGTAAGGACAGAAAATTTCTGACACTGTTCctcatattacacacacacacacacacacacacacacacgcacgcacgcacgcacgcacgcacgcacgcacacacaactgCTCATGCAGCACTGACCCCTGCACATGTCAAGCTGCATATGtaatgtatgatgctgtaattcggattagggagacagacaccctctctactttaagattaagcttaaaactttcctttttgctaaaggcttatagttagggctggatcaggtgaccctgaaccatcccttagttatgcttctatagaccttagactgctggggggtttcccatgatgcactgagtgtttctttttattcacctctttttgctctgtatgcaccactctgcatttaatcattagtaattgatctctgctctcttccacagcatgtctttttcctgattctctcccctcggccccaaccagtcccagcagaagactgcccctccctgagcctggtaatgctggaggtttcttcctgttaaaagggagtttttccttcccactgtcaccaagtgcttgttcatagggggtcgttttgaccgttggggtttttctgtaattattgtatggcttttgccttacaatataaagcgccttggggcaactgtttgttgtgatttggcgctatataataaaattgatttgatttgatttaattaatgattGTCATTCATAAACAGCTCAATCTAATGCCAATAAGCATGCCCAATGATTACACCTGAACACTGTGTAACTCACACCTCAGTGATGAGTTTCAGAATCACAACTTATCACAGAATGGCAGAATAAAACCAGCTGAAAATGTCTCTGGGTGTTCAGCCTTTGAAATTGAGAAACGCTTGGTTAAGGGTTACGAGTGGACAGTGGTGTTTGGCGATGCctgtatctttgcaggagaatgaagaacAAAGTCTTTGGGGTCAAGTGCTTCCCATGTTACTCTGTAGTTCTGAAACctggatgttaaccagtgacctaaggctatGACTTTGGTACAAGgattcttcagaggatccttgggtaccactaaaatgactttatgtcaaacaaacagttacaTACTTTGGGAGTTTAAAAGATGAGCAATACTTGCagtgtgaggaaacatcagctacgATATTTTGCCAATATACCAAAATCCAGCACTAAGGCACCCCAATGTTGAGGGCTCCAGTAGCTACTGAAGGTCaagaggatgcccacatttcaatgGTGTAGGAgacaagtgttttgttttttccaagaGGTGATGATGAACCTGCTGTCTATCTGTatagttgctatccaggaccaaaGACAGTTTTACAGTGTGGTCGATACAATACCTACACTCAGACATGATCTGACTTGACCTGTGTAGCATATAAATTTGTTTAAATACCATATTAATGTGACAATACCATAGTTTAAATACCATATTAAAATCAACAGTCCCACTTCTATTTTGTTCTGACTGGTTCCCAAAAGATAAAACTAAAATTTTAGGTGACAAGGAAAATAATTGACAGTGTATGATTAATTTGGAAGCATTTTTTTGTTGCGGTTGTTGAATATTTCCTCACATCTTGACAGCAATCAAGAAATGCTCTGATagaaagaagaataaaaaaaaattgtcgcaTCCGCAAGCCTGTAATCACTCCATCAATCAATTCTTTGGAacatataaaatgaatgaatgaaagaaaggGACCTGCTTTTCTACCTATGCACCTGCCTACCTATGTAGGGTGCTCCTGTTAtgggtgtgtgttgggggggggaggggggggggcacacagCCACGCACGGAGGCCACTGCAGAAAGGAGGAAGAAGTGTGCTCTTCAGGTGCATTCAAACAAAATGGTCAGGGTTATGTGGAAATGTTTCTTTTGTGCCAACACTGTTCCTCTTCTTCATTCATTCTTCACCTCACAACCACTGCTGCTCTCACTGAGAGGAGGGGCCAACAAATCCTACTCACTGTGGAACCGAATGTGATTCTCACTTCAAAAAAATAGTTCTGAGTGGGGGGATCTTAAATAATATGACTGTACTGTCATGTTCTGTTTGCATTTTATTCACTGTAAAGCCCCTCTCACACAGACAGTACATTTGGAGGCATGTACAGCACACACCACCTAACCTATTATCCTCCACAAATACATCCCACAACACCACATGGTTGCCGGCACTTGACAGGGTGTGGTGTTGTGAGAAGTGCCAGGGTGTGGCGAGTGTTTTGGATATGCTCAAAACACTTGCCTCTCAACTCACTCGTCGTGAGGTCACCCCTTCCATACCACACTCACTGTCCGTGTGACAGGCTGGAAAGACCCAGCTTGTCCAGAAAATCCAAATCCATGATAAATGGGAAAAATAGGGACTTCAGTTAAAATAAAAAGGACACTGGCCAGGGAACTGTACCCAGGTTACACACTAAATTaatggccacactcactctgtGGTCACCCActacacacacactgtatattcTGTATATTTTTGTATACACAATAATATTTGTTTTGTATCTACATGCTTCCTGAAGCACTGCCAaataatgtattttaaaaaaaattaaattaaattaaatgaaagcAGCTTGCCAACAAATGTCTCATGTTGAAACTGCATACACAGATACTCACTTAACTTGGGCACCGGCTGTGTGTCCCAGAACTGATACTTGTGCTTGGCTGCTTCATCAATGTTCTTTGCTGGACCCTGGCAGGACAGGAGCTCCATGGCTCTTTGGATGTCCTGTAGCTTTTGAATGGGTAAACCAGGGTTCTGCATGTAGAGtagaacacacgcacacacacagttacaGTTATGATACAGGAATTAATacagatgcagatggaaaagggcaatataaattatataaatttaCCATTAAGTAACTACAAATTAACTTGATCTGTGTACGCCTGATCCTGACAGATTTCAGAAGCTAAGCACTAGGTGAAgttggagctgtgtcaggaagggcatctgtgtaaaacttgtgccaaatcccaatgtgtatgtttaccactgtgttacatcacctttccttctaacaacactcaataagtgtttgggaactgaagacactaattgttgaagctttgtaggtggaattctttcccattattgcttgatgtacgacttcggttgttcaacagtccggggtctccgttctcgtattttgcgcttcataatgcaccacacattttcaatggtgacaggtctggactgcaggcaggccagtctagtacccgcactcttttactacgaatccccgctgttgtaacacgtgcagaatgtgtcttggcattgtcttgctgaaataagcagggatgtccatgAATAAcacgctgcttggatggcagcatgtgttgctccaaaacctggatgtacctttcagcattgatggtgccatcacagatgtgcaagttgcccatgccatggcactaacacacccccataccatcacagatgctggcttttgaactttgtgctggtaataatctggatggtctctttcctcttttgtccggaggacacaacgtctgtGATTTccgaaaataatttgaaatgtggactcatcagaccacagcacacttttccactttgcatctgtcaatttcaaatgagctcgggcccagagaagccggtggcgtttctggatgttgttgatgtatggctttcgcttgcatggtagagttttaacttgcatttgtagatgtagcgacaaactgtgttaactgacaatggttttctgaagtgttcctgagcccacgcggcaagatcctttacacagtgatgttggtttttaatgcagtgccgcctaaggaatcaaaagtcacgggcattcaatgttggtttttggccttgccgcttacgtgtagaaagctctccagattctctgaatcttctgattatattatggactgtagatgatggaatccctaaattccttgcaaatgaactttgaaaaacattgttcttaaactgttggactattttttcacgcagctgttcacaaagtggtgatcctcaccccatctttgcttgtgaacagctgagccttttgggatgctccttttatacataatcatgacactcacctgtttccaattatgtgttctttgagcattcatcaactttccgagtcttttgttgccccatcccaacttttttgaaatgtgttacaggcatccatttcaaaatgagcaaatatttgcacaaaaacaacaaagtaccagtttgaacattaaatatcttgtctttgtggtgtactcaattgaatataggttgaagaggatttgcaaatcactgtattgtttttatttacattttacacaacgtcccaacttcactggaattggggttgtaaaaagaaatcttaacacccccccccccagatatGTTTTGGAGCTACCTACTAGCTACCCTTGTACCAAATCTCAGCTCAGTATCTTTAAAAACTGCTGCTGTAGGTAACATTTTCAATATGTCCGCCATGAGATCAGATTGCAATGCCTcagccaaactttggtgtcctcatggGTAGGAACAAACAcaagtttcagcttcattgtTTGAGTGGTTTCTGAGATGATGTTTAAAGTGACAACTGGAAAACTGGGTGTGATCACAGTCCAGGGGTCATatcaaggtcaaaattaaaaatttcaGAAAACCCATTGGATATGTTTTTGGGCTTGCCGATTGCTACCCATATAGCAAATTTCAGCTCTATTGCTAAATAAATGGTTGACAAATGGCTATACACAAGATTATTAGTTGGATGCCATGGCGGCCATATTTGAAATTGGACCAGAACGCCTCAAACAAACTTTGATGTTCTCATGAGTAGAACATGCACATAAAGTTTCAGCATCATTGGTTGAGTGGTTTCTGAAAAGAACATGTTTACACATGCTGCCGCCGCCGGACAGACAAGCCACAGCACAAGCTCATAAAAATGGGGGCAGCCAAAAGACCAACAACTACTAATGACCTTGACCAAACAAGGAATGCCCTAAATATCCCATGTAGCCACAACAACATACAATACAGTAAGTCAAACACAGCTCACATTTAAAAACTCAATGGAAGACAGAGGGCACTGAACAAAGGTGATCAACTAATGTCTGTTAATTTGGCTAGTGGTATTAGCAAAAGCAAGCTATAATCTGAGCATAAAGCCTGTTGGACACCAGGTGCATGCATGTGCCCCAAGGTTGTAGACAATCTTGATTTTCATCTTGGCACCCATGCTAATAGGTTAGAGAGCATACACACTGCCTGCAAGAGACACCTGTCTCAGGTGCAGCGCGAGCCTTGCTGCACCAGTTAACCACTTCAAACTGTGTGGCTTTTATGCAGAATGCTAATTAAGAGCTTATGGCACAACTGTTGTTTTGACTACAAATGACAAGATGATTGCTTTGTCTTTTTTACATTTCTGTCCAAGCAGCCTTTATACATACACAGAATAAAGTGAATTTCCAAGGCATTGTGTTATAATGCTTCATACAAGTCAGTGTGGGTACCATATGTCTAAATAAAATTCACATTGCCAGAGACTCAAAGAAATGACTGGAGACGGTCACCACCAGCTTTTATAATAGCGCAATAATAGGTTGTGTCACAACACTATTTTTAAGGCAGTCATTTTGCAGTGAAAACACTCTAATTTGGGAATTCTTGAGATGCACATGCATGACAGTGAGGCACCCGAAGACAGCCTGTAGGTCTTTATTTGGCTGTTACTGTTTGGCCATTTCTGAGGTCACAAAAAGCACAATCTGTAGTCCGAGTATCATCATTTCagtaacaaattaaaaaaaaagaaaaaaaaatggtatgAGCTACAGCTAAGAATTCTTCCAGAAATGCTCAACTGAATTATGTATTATCGTGTTACAACTAGGTACAAGCATATCTACATCAGATATGAAGGAGTTTCTTCCAGCCTTGTGCCCTGTCTACAATGAGCCTAGAGTCGagcatgtctgtgtgtgctgcTGGTTATGCGATGGATCATCACTGCACCTTGATCTCCTGAGAGTCGAGGCAGAGTCAGACTTTGCTCCTCCAGAGCTTGGCTTCTCTTTCTTcctcttctgcttcttcttcttcctcttggcCCCCACATCACCCCCCGGACTTCTACACAAAGCCGAGGAGGAGATCGCGTTGCTTTACATGATGGGACACACAATCAACTCTACAGACCAAAACAGGTGGAGAGCTAGCTGCCATAGCAACCACTGGCAGCTGAGCTAAACGCTAGCTAACGGGGTTACCGTCACGCTCAACTCATTCATTTCAAAGCAGTTAGCTGCCCGCGAGGATGCTAATGGACATACTTAAACTCATagttaaaatgacaaaaatataTATCTAAAGGGGATTCATGCCACAAAGGTTTAAAATGATACATTTCGCCCTGGTTACTAGCTTAAAATAACGGCCTGTAGCAGATAGCCTGGCAGTTAGCTAGCCTCCGTGTCTTACAAACAGGCTGCCTGACATGTTACTTCTTTCCACGCACAAGCCATCCTCACCCCTGCATATGTTCATTCTCTTCCTCGTTATCTCCGTCTATCCCGCAGGTATCCTGGTCGTCCAGCTCCAGGCTCTGCTGGCTGGCAGCGGATTCACTGTCCTCCGCCAtcatgaaaatgtttaaaaagccaCCGTATGATCAGGAGCAATGAGCGagatgaaaaacaaagaaaaagcctGTGGAAATGGCTCCACCTACAGGACACTAGCGTAAAACCTACCTCaagtaattattttatttgtgcAGCACTTTCATGGTAAACATTTTAAAAGTGTGTCAGACAATCAAACATACAACTCATTAAAGCTCACACATTTGTACCTAAAAGTCCtaaaagtgtaataaaggtgggattacatcaagggtgGGCTCCGAGTCCTTTCTTGTTGATGATAGATAGGTTGACAgatgaaatcagacaggagtctccatggactatgatgtttgcagatgacattgtgatctgtagtgaaagtaCAGAGCAGTTTGGcatgagcctggagaggtggagatgcactctggagagaaggggaaggaaagtcagtaggagcaagactgagaggGAGCCCTGTGGAATAGCGAGGTTACAAGGAAGAGAGAGTGAAGGTAGCTCAGTTTAAATAGTTTGAGTTAGCTATCTAAAGTAATGCAGAGTGCAgtagagaggtaaagaagagagtggAAGCAGGATGGAGCaactggagaaaggtggcaggagtgatttgtgacagaaggatatctgcaagagtgaaagggaaggTTTACAACATGGTACAGCTTGGAGGTGGTGTGGGGCTATCAAAAAGATagcaggcagagctgaagatactgtgattttctttggggggtgtgtgtgtgtgtgacaaggATAGACATGGATTACAAATGAatgtatcagagggacagcacaggtaggacagtttggagacaaagccagatagagagattgagatggtttggacacatAGAGGAGGGACGCAGGGTATACAGagcaaaggatgctgaggatggagccactaggACATGCAATGGTTAGTGTGAGAGAAGATGCAGagggcagggtgagatggaaacgaatgATGTGCTGTGGTGACACCTAATGAGAGCAACTGAAAGAAGTAAGTTTAAATGAATTAAGTTCAAAACATTTAATTTTACAGTTGATCATGGAAATTTTTATGGAATGCCTATGCAAATGATCTACCTACAGTCAATTAGGAGGGAAACATTGCTAAACTAAACTAAATTACTTCAGTTGAGTTTAGTTTTGAAAGATGGTGGTGAATTTTGCTGTTACAGAAATGCATGTGGAAAAGGAAACCATTACTTACAGGGAACTGGAGAAGAAACATATTTTTGGTTAGTTGCACAGCAAATCTGGGCTGTTCAGGTTATCTGTCTGGTTGATtgcccatccaggacccaaggtggttacaTGGTATTGTTGATGTGGTGTaatacagcaccagcacatgctccaagACTGGCCTTGCATAGCAGTTCGgggtaaaataaacaaaataaaaatctgtcTTTAAAGCTTGATAGAAAAGTTGAGCCTCATTgggattaggaaaaaaaaaaaaaatcaattttggttTAAATCCAGATAAAAAAGCAGATGCAGGAAATGTTaggacttttttaaaaaaatgcatgaGATGGAGtgccacggtggattagtggttagcacaagtTGCCTCACACAAAGgtggtgggatcgcttcccacctggcccTTCCTGTctcgagtttgcatgttctccccgtgtttttgtggactggcatcttgtccagggtatacctgtctccacctcatgccctatgactgctgggataggctccagctctgcTGTGACCCTTTATTGAAGTAAGTAggtacagaaaattaatgaatgaatatatgagGTAGATTTGGCACCCCACACTTAATACATCAGCTCCACGCAGGAGAGGACACATGGTGACAGCTGGCCCTAGGGCAAGCACTCTGAACTGCCAGGGAGCCGGCTGTAGCCACAGGGAACCAGACCAGGCACACTatagagtgcacattttacatatCGCACTACCAGTTACacatcatggtggagtggagcagaggatTTTTCGTgtaagacttgaaagttcagttacactttgccagaaggtacctgggagatgcaagtctagatttgatccattttgttgtatgaaaatccttctctgttccactccagctGTGAGTGCTGATGCAAGACAGtggttgcactgtgcacaatttctccaaaagCAGCCACACAAGCCTGTAACTTTTTCTGAGATGtctgggtgtgttggtggctttcctcagttGTCACTCAAATTTAGAGAACTGCTTCTTCCAGACAGATTAACTGTACTGTTCACATTTGTTAATGATTGATAGAAATTATCAGAGATTTTCAGACTTGGAAATGTCCAAATATTCATCCTCTGACTCGTTTGAAGAAAagtgtctgtaaaagtgatgatttacttgtcTACAGGTAAAGGGTGCCATTATCCTTTTCACTGGGAGTTTCATGGGCATCATTTTTATACAAAGAAATCTGACTtcatcattttttatttgttttcattccaacaagtctcaagtcataatcgcTGGAGATTCCAAAAGGACAAGATACCTGGACATATTTGATATTTGTGAAAGTGTACAAACCAAAACACACAATATATCCTGGTTTGGCTGTTTATTCAGAATAATTGGCTTGAAATATAATGCAAGCAGCTAATTTACAAACTTGGGATGCTGCTGTGATGCTCCATCATAGAAACAGAGGTTGTTGTGAGATACTAAAAGAGAGAAGGTCCCATTCACAACACAGACTCACCATCATTTTGACCAGGCAGAGGAAAGACCTGTAGCACACTCAGTAACACAACTGCTATGACTATGTAAATTTTGAATGGGTGTATGTTGATTATAACTCAGCACTTACACATAAACACAAAGCCTGAGAAGTTGCAGCTGGTTACTTACAGGCAGCAGCCCTGCAGATGAAAATTCACCACCATCCAGGAACATGTCAGCACATTCAGGACAAATGGACCCCATCCAAAAAAAAACCACAGAACTATGGCAATCCACACCCAAAAAATTACATTTAGCTTTTTTGAAGCCCCTCCAACACTAAAAACAAGTGCAAATTGTTGACTTCTTATCTCATTGCTGGAAAGGCCTGCCATTCTGTTGACATGTCAGCAGTGTAGCTTGGGGCTTGtgatttattcttattatttaacacccccgcccccccccccaaaaaaaaacccctacatGCTTTCATTTACATGTGGGATAGCAACAGGCTGAGGTAGAGAAAGACTGAAGGCAAAATAAGTTGAGAAGTTATATATTCCATATATCTGTGTAAGCTTGCTTAAAAGGCACTTCGAAATATAAGGAAAAGGTAACATTAAGGTGAATGTCGTGTCATTTTATTCTCTAAACaatatactaggggagctacgaccactacctttacaCCCCCCCACACCccacaggactaaaccaaaccaactttttttttaggttccttagatgaccccaaaacacaatcaggatgttcccaaaaataaaaactggccttgtcaagccagttatccaagatggcgtccaagatggtcaccaaaatagggtttttttcactaaaacaccaatgatttctgtcattattaagtctattgtttgttcctcctgtgtattttaatgataagggtctattggcggccaatttggacaccattttgaatcttaaacccatgaatgaatttagtttaggcacaaatgagtttgctatgacctgcaatggtctt
The Thalassophryne amazonica chromosome 7, fThaAma1.1, whole genome shotgun sequence genome window above contains:
- the nmt2 gene encoding LOW QUALITY PROTEIN: glycylpeptide N-tetradecanoyltransferase 2 (The sequence of the model RefSeq protein was modified relative to this genomic sequence to represent the inferred CDS: inserted 3 bases in 3 codons; deleted 1 base in 1 codon) — its product is MMAEDSESAASQQSLELDDQDTCGIDGDNEEENEHMQGSPGGDVGAKRKKKKQKRKKEKPSSGGAKSDSAXDSQEIKNPGLPIQKLQDIQRAMELLSCQGPAKNIDEAAKHKYQFWDTQPVPKLNEVVTSHGPIEPDKENIRQEPYSLPQGFMWDTLDLSNADVLKELYTLLNETXMEDDDNMFRFDYSPXFLKWALRPPGWLPQWHCGVRVSSNKKLVGFISAIPADIRIYDMVKKMVEINFLCVHKKLRSKRVAPVLIREITRRVNLEGIFQAVYTAGVVLPKPVSTCRYWHRSLNPRKLVEVKFSHLSRNMTLQRTMKLYRLPDSTKTAGLRPMERRDSRQVTELLQKYLKRFHLAPSMGEEEVAHWFLPQDNIIDTYVVEGAGGIWTDMTSFYTLLPSL